One window of Mastacembelus armatus chromosome 20, fMasArm1.2, whole genome shotgun sequence genomic DNA carries:
- the chpf2 gene encoding chondroitin sulfate glucuronyltransferase — protein sequence MRLASFLALFRPALPLILGLSLGCSLSLLMVSWTQGDTDDSCRDGLGNGMLFLGRINAQRDSRDGAGNEDFQPRIVPYHKDPNKPHKKVLRTRYIHTELGIRERLLVGVLTSRATLNTLAVAVNRTVAHHFHRTFFFTGLRSPKVPHGMTVVAHGDDRPVWLMYETVRHLHQHYGSDYDWFLLAQDDTYMQADRLSELVGHLSAGQDLYMGRAEEFIGGEEKARYCHGGYGYLLSRSLLARLQPHLDTCRNDILSVRPDEWLGRCIIDYLGLSCVEVHQELTYRYFELGKNADPEREDSMQFKNAFTVHPVSDPNLMYRLHKRFSQIELEWTYLQIQQLQMQINNLSDLTPEGKAGVTWPIGINPPFKPRTRFEVINWEYFTEEHIYSCIDNSPKCELRGADRADVNAVLEIAVERLNERYQPQLRFQKRRLLNGYRRFDPTRGMEYMLDLALEAYTQKGHSQVIAKRVNLLRPLSAVEIIPMPYVTEATRVQVILPVTAQDQDFVGNFLDMYVMNTLDTHDNVLLTFLFIYDPFDAQRVSQTDVFAGIKAMIGEVEKRYGDVKIPWISVKTEVPSQVKLMDIISKKHPVDTLFFLASVWTEVNADFLNRCRMNAISNWQVFFPIHFQEYNPAVIYRDQQPSAASSFASESLRDGRFDRHVFDEACFYNADYMTARTKMAADILDNEELLESMDVYDIFVRYSGLHVFRAVEPALIQKYVRRACNPRFSEDIYHRCVLSNLEGLGSRSHLAMALFEQEQANST from the exons ATGCGTCTTGCGTCCTTTTTGGCCCTCTTCAGGCCTGCTCTCCCCCTTATTCTCGGGCTGTCTCTGGGATGCAGTCTGAGCCTTTTGATGGTGTCCTGGACACAAGGAGACACCGATGACTCCTGTAGAGATGGACTAGGAAATGGGATGCTTTTCCTGGGCAGAATAAATGCCCAGAGGGACTCACGGGATGGAGCTGGAAATGAAGACTTCCAGCCACGTATAGTGCCCTATCACAAGGACCCAAACAAGCCACACAAGAAAGTCCTCAG AACACGATATATCCACACTGAATTGGGCATCAGAGAACGACTGCTTGTGGGTGTACTAACCTCTAGGGCCACTCTGAACACACTGGCTGTGGCAGTGAACCGCACAGTTGCCCACCATTTCCACCGCACCTTTTTCTTCACAGGCTTGCGCAGCCCCAAGGTGCCTCATGGCATGACCGTAGTTGCCCATGGTGACGACCGCCCAGTGTGGCTGATGTATGAGACAGTGCGTCACCTCCACCAGCACTACGGCTCAGACTATGACTGGTTCCTCTTAGCCCAGGATGACACTTACATGCAGGCGGATCGTCTGTCAGAGCTGGTGGGTCACCTCAGTGCAGGCCAGGACCTGTATATGGGGAGGGCAGAGGAGTTCATTGGTGGGGAGGAGAAGGCACGGTATTGCCATGGGGGATATGGCTACCTGTTGTCTCGCAGTTTGCTGGCTCGTCTGCAGCCTCATCTGGACACCTGTCGTAATGATATCCTAAGTGTGAGACCTGATGAGTGGCTGGGCCGCTGCATTATTGACTACCTGGGTCTTAGCTGTGTGGAGGTGcaccag GAGTTGACCTACCGTTACTTTGAGCTTGGGAAAAATGCAGATCCAGAGCGTGAAGACAGCATGCAGTTTAAAAATGCCTTCACAGTTCATCCTGTATCAGACCCAAATCTCATGTATCGCCTACATAAACGCTTCAGCCAGATTGAGCTTGAATGGACCTACCTACAGATCCAGCAGCTTCAG ATGCAGATCAACAACCTGAGTGATCTGACACCAGAGGGTAAGGCTGGAGTCACGTGGCCCATTGGAATCAATCCTCCCTTCAAACCAAGAACCCGTTTTGAGGTTATAAACTGGGAGTATTTTACAGAAGAGCATATTTACTCCTGCATTGACAACTCTCCAAAGTGCGAGTTGAGAGGAGCGGACCGTGCTGACGTAAATGCAGTTCTGGAGATTGCAGTAGAGCGTCTGAACGAGCGCTACCAGCCACAGCTACGTTTCCAAAAACGGCGCCTACTTAACGGCTATCGGCGCTTTGATCCTACCCGTGGTATGGAATACATGCTAGACCTCGCACTGGAAGCCTACACCCAGAAAGGCCACAGTCAAGTAATTGCAAAACGAGTCAACCTGTTGCGACCTCTAAGTGCAGTTGAGATTATCCCTATGCCTTATGTGACGGAGGCAACAAGGGTGCAGGTCATCCTACCTGTCACTGCCCAGGATCAGGACTTTGTTGGTAACTTCCTCGACATGTATGTGATGAACACTCTGGACACCCATGATAATGTTTTACTCACCTTCTTGTTCATATATGATCCATTTGATGCACAGCGAGTCAGCCAGACTGATGTGTTTGCTGGCATCAAAGCCATGATAGGGGAAGTGGAGAAACGCTATGGAGATGTGAAAATCCCTTGGATCAGCGTGAAGACGGAGGTGCCCTCACAGGTTAAACTGATGGACATCATCTCCAAGAAGCACCCAGTGGATACACTATTTTTCCTTGCTAGTGTTTGGACAGAGGTCAACGCAGATTTCCTGAACCGCTGTAGAATGAATGCCATCAGCAACTGGCAAGTGTTCTTTCCCATTCACTTCCAAGAGTACAACCCTGCTGTCATTTACCGCGACCAGCAGCCCTCCGCCGCATCCTCTTTTGCTTCTGAGTCACTGCGAGACGGTCGCTTTGACCGCCATGTGTTTGATGAGGCCTGCTTTTACAATGCAGACTATATGACTGCACGAACCAAGATGGCTGCTGACATCCTAGACAATGAGGAACTGCTAGAAAGCATGGATGTCTACGACATATTTGTTCGTTATTCAGGCCTGCACGTGTTCAGAGCTGTAGAACCAGCGCTGATCCAGAAATATGTCAGGCGAGCATGCAACCCTCGCTTCAGCGAGGATATCTACCATCGCTGTGTGCTTAGCAACCTGGAGGGTCTTGGGTCACGCTCACATCTAGCCATGGCTCTGTTTGAACAGGAGCAGGCCAACAGCACCTAA
- the LOC113121753 gene encoding uncharacterized protein LOC113121753 isoform X2: MSSADPPTIGELVLILSQMGFTDEQIKEAVQAGHFSVPEAAEWLLQGQYPRHRLLRHSSQSAETAFSAFNPPKEAAGTSETHTSPTKSQASPVESRIKQDKSDFAERERQHAVQEARAERRQKKLERELVLKRIAEDRRSLQEKTSVVTETSPPSSQGQKLGGKIQTNVDNNCFLMIRLPSGESIRERFPADAPLRSVVEHITRCHPSLPSFSLLQGFPRKRFGEAELTCSLHSLGLTPNASLCIQTTPPETPQDPPSPGHPPSGRSEPSPCDVPPQPHIPVLGEAGRQDVVLPPPLPNQLWEEAVNYAGIPGVGPLLSRQSHFWGHGQRLVPGNAEDPAGREIEEQEGEGDPPQLFNEMPRLPVFPENRIRVGFEPRYRWPEQGNRLREPPAEDPAEPEDAGGQVAPVAAGLAAVERLQRAAQQEDASALQGQPSPPKRPFRTPSVPSLCALATRATVHLMTAPSMQYSSSLACLTPELAELLLNHMSHERLLRPRNLELFFGCPLQKFVLNCYPYTTNELLRQLRAFTALKHLSLVSSPLITDSGLSILSSLVKLQYLNLASCNKLTDSCLQHITGLKNLCFLSLDQTKVTDTGMVLYVQSAPSCLAQLSLNQTAVTEATLVVLPTYVPQLRLLSIKQTKVADVSALAELSNLQTLYLDGTCVTEASLKYLATLPVLSSLSLARIPVADGNHALQIISGLKLTHLTLPGRHCVNDSGMSSLSDLSLLTELDLTGYTQVTDQGVKQLSTLTRLKKLSLSNTQATDAGLPSLWGLQELQELCLNRTAVTSRGVAELITCLPHLQVLGLASTQVGDTIVRRGLIRCNQLVKLDLSRTRITDNGLKFLKHMHLAQVNLDGTGVTLMGLASLLSFTNIGSIRASNTRTIPLDEVSDEEWEA; the protein is encoded by the exons ATGAGCTCTGCTGACCCCCCG aCTATTGGGGAGTTGGTCCTCATCCTCAGTCAGATGGGTTTCACAGATGAACAGATCAAGGAGGCAGTGCAGGCGGGGCATTTCTCTGTACCAGAGGCGGCTGAGTG GCTCTTACAGGGTCAGTATCCACGGCACAGGTTGCTCAGGCATTCATCACAGTCAGCTGAAACAGCATTTTCTGCTTTCAACCCACCTAAAGAAGCAGCAGGCACTTCAGAGACACATACGTCTCCCACTAAAAGTCAAG CATCACCAGTTGAGTCCCGCATcaaacaagacaaaagtgaCTTTGCAGAACGGGAAAGGCAACACGCTGTTCAGGAAgccagagcagagaggagacaaaAGAAACTG GAGCGGGAGTTGGTGTTAAAGCGGATAGCTGAGGATCGGAGGAGTTTGCAAGAGAAGACCAGTGTTGTCACAGAGACTTCTCCTCCCAGCAGTCAAGGCCAGAAGCTTGGAGGAAAGATCCAGACAAATGTGGATAACAACTGCTTCCTCATG ATTCGGCTGCCATCTGGTGAGTCAATCCGTGAACGCTTCCCAGCTGATGCCCCTCTGCGCAGCGTCGTGGAGCACATCACCCGATGTCACCCCTCCCTaccctccttttctctcctccaggGTTTCCCTCGGAAACGCTTTGGGGAGGCTGAGCTTACTTGCTCACTACACTCTCTGGGCCTCACACCCAATGCTTCACTGTGTATTCAGACCACTCCTCCAGAGACACCTCAGGATCCACCTAGTCCTGGACATCCACCATCAGGACGGAGTGAGCCATCTCCATGTGATGTTCCTCCTCAACCTCATATCCCTGTCCTGGGGGAGGCAGGAAGGCAGGATGTTGTTCTGCCACCTCCACTACCCAACCAGCTGTGGGAAGAGGCGGTCAATTATGCAGGTATCCCTGGAGTTGGCCCATTGCTTTCCAGACAGTCTCACTTCTGGG GCCATGGACAGAGGTTGGTTCCCGGCAATGCTGAGGATCCAGCTGGCAGAGAAATTGAAGAACAAGAAGGAGAGGGAGATCCACCTCAGTTATTTAATG AAATGCCAAGGTTGCCAGTGTTTCCGGAGAACAGGATTCGAGTAGGATTTGAGCCCAGGTACCGATGGCCAGAGCAAGGCAATCGACTCAG GGAACCTCCAGCAGAGGACCCAGCAGAACCTGAGGATGCAGGAGGTCAGGTGGCACCTGTAGCTGCAGGTCTAGCTGCAGTGGAGCGTCTTCAAAGAGCTGCACAGCAAGAAGATGCCTCTGCCTTGCAGGGACAGCCATCACCACCTAAAAGACCCTTCAGGACACCCAGCGTGCCATCCCTATGTGCCTTGGCTACCCGCGCAACTGTCCACCTCATGACTG CTCCCAGTATGCAGTACAGCAGCAGTCTGGCATGTCTGACCCCAGAACTAGCTGAGCTTCTCCTCAACCACATGTCCCATGAGAGGCTGCTTCGTCCACGCAACCTGGAGCTCTTCTTTGGCTGCCCACTACAGAAGTTTGTTCTTAATTGCTATCCTTACACCACCAATGAGCTGCTACGGCAGCTAAGGGCCTTCACAGCACTGAAGCACCTGAGTCTGGTCAGCTCACCTCTTATCACTG ACTCTGGTCTGTCAATCCTCTCCAGCCTGGTCAAACTCCAGTACCTCAACCTCGCTTCCTGTAACAAATTGACAGACTCCTGTCTGCAGCATATCACAG GTTTGAAGAATCTATGTTTCCTGTCCCTGGACCAGACCAAAGTGACGGACACCGGGATGGTGCTATACGTCCAGTCAGCTCCATCCTGCCTGGCTCAACTCAGCCTGAATCAGACAGCAGTGACTGAAGCCACACTGGTAGTCCTTCCCACCTATGTGCCACAGCTGCGACTTCTCAGCATCAAACAAACTAAG GTGGCAGATGTGTCAGCTTTGGCAGAGCTGTCCAACCTGCAGACTCTCTACCTGGATGGGACATGTGTGACAGAGGCATCATTGAAGTACCTCGCCACACTCCCTGTCCTGTCTTCTCTTAGTTTAGCTCGAATCCCCGTAGCTGATGGCAATCATGCCCTGCAGATCATCTCAG GTCTGAAGTTGACCCACCTCACCCTTCCTGGACGCCACTGTGTGAATGACAGTGGGATGTCGTCCCTATCTGATTTGTCTCTGCTCACAGAGCTGGACTTGACCGGCTACACCCAAGTCACAGACCAGGGAGTCAAGCAACTCTCCACACTGACTAG GTTAAAGAAGCTGTCACTTAGCAACACACAGGCGACAGATGCAGGGCTTCCCTCTTTGTGGGGCCTGCAAGAGCTGCAGGAGCTGTGTTTGAACCGAACAGCAGTCACTAGCCGAGGAGTGGCTGAGCTCATTACCTGTCTACCACACCTCCAG gttttgGGGTTAGCCAGCACTCAGGTGGGAGACACAATAGTGAGGAGAGGCCTGATCCGTTGCAATCAGCTGGTTAAGCTCGATCTCAGCCGCACGCGGATCACAGACAACG GTCTGAAGTTTCTGAAACACATGCATCTGGCTCAGGTAAATCTGGATGGCACTGGTGTGACTCTGATGGGTCTTGCGAGCCTGCTCTCCTTCACCAATATTGGCAGCATTCGAGCCAGCAACACTCGCACCATCCCCCTTGATGAGGTGTCAGACGAGGAGTGGGAAGCCTAG
- the LOC113121753 gene encoding uncharacterized protein LOC113121753 isoform X1: MSSADPPTIGELVLILSQMGFTDEQIKEAVQAGHFSVPEAAEWLLQGQYPRHRLLRHSSQSAETAFSAFNPPKEAAGTSETHTSPTKSQEASPVESRIKQDKSDFAERERQHAVQEARAERRQKKLERELVLKRIAEDRRSLQEKTSVVTETSPPSSQGQKLGGKIQTNVDNNCFLMIRLPSGESIRERFPADAPLRSVVEHITRCHPSLPSFSLLQGFPRKRFGEAELTCSLHSLGLTPNASLCIQTTPPETPQDPPSPGHPPSGRSEPSPCDVPPQPHIPVLGEAGRQDVVLPPPLPNQLWEEAVNYAGIPGVGPLLSRQSHFWGHGQRLVPGNAEDPAGREIEEQEGEGDPPQLFNEMPRLPVFPENRIRVGFEPRYRWPEQGNRLREPPAEDPAEPEDAGGQVAPVAAGLAAVERLQRAAQQEDASALQGQPSPPKRPFRTPSVPSLCALATRATVHLMTAPSMQYSSSLACLTPELAELLLNHMSHERLLRPRNLELFFGCPLQKFVLNCYPYTTNELLRQLRAFTALKHLSLVSSPLITDSGLSILSSLVKLQYLNLASCNKLTDSCLQHITGLKNLCFLSLDQTKVTDTGMVLYVQSAPSCLAQLSLNQTAVTEATLVVLPTYVPQLRLLSIKQTKVADVSALAELSNLQTLYLDGTCVTEASLKYLATLPVLSSLSLARIPVADGNHALQIISGLKLTHLTLPGRHCVNDSGMSSLSDLSLLTELDLTGYTQVTDQGVKQLSTLTRLKKLSLSNTQATDAGLPSLWGLQELQELCLNRTAVTSRGVAELITCLPHLQVLGLASTQVGDTIVRRGLIRCNQLVKLDLSRTRITDNGLKFLKHMHLAQVNLDGTGVTLMGLASLLSFTNIGSIRASNTRTIPLDEVSDEEWEA, encoded by the exons ATGAGCTCTGCTGACCCCCCG aCTATTGGGGAGTTGGTCCTCATCCTCAGTCAGATGGGTTTCACAGATGAACAGATCAAGGAGGCAGTGCAGGCGGGGCATTTCTCTGTACCAGAGGCGGCTGAGTG GCTCTTACAGGGTCAGTATCCACGGCACAGGTTGCTCAGGCATTCATCACAGTCAGCTGAAACAGCATTTTCTGCTTTCAACCCACCTAAAGAAGCAGCAGGCACTTCAGAGACACATACGTCTCCCACTAAAAGTCAAG AAGCATCACCAGTTGAGTCCCGCATcaaacaagacaaaagtgaCTTTGCAGAACGGGAAAGGCAACACGCTGTTCAGGAAgccagagcagagaggagacaaaAGAAACTG GAGCGGGAGTTGGTGTTAAAGCGGATAGCTGAGGATCGGAGGAGTTTGCAAGAGAAGACCAGTGTTGTCACAGAGACTTCTCCTCCCAGCAGTCAAGGCCAGAAGCTTGGAGGAAAGATCCAGACAAATGTGGATAACAACTGCTTCCTCATG ATTCGGCTGCCATCTGGTGAGTCAATCCGTGAACGCTTCCCAGCTGATGCCCCTCTGCGCAGCGTCGTGGAGCACATCACCCGATGTCACCCCTCCCTaccctccttttctctcctccaggGTTTCCCTCGGAAACGCTTTGGGGAGGCTGAGCTTACTTGCTCACTACACTCTCTGGGCCTCACACCCAATGCTTCACTGTGTATTCAGACCACTCCTCCAGAGACACCTCAGGATCCACCTAGTCCTGGACATCCACCATCAGGACGGAGTGAGCCATCTCCATGTGATGTTCCTCCTCAACCTCATATCCCTGTCCTGGGGGAGGCAGGAAGGCAGGATGTTGTTCTGCCACCTCCACTACCCAACCAGCTGTGGGAAGAGGCGGTCAATTATGCAGGTATCCCTGGAGTTGGCCCATTGCTTTCCAGACAGTCTCACTTCTGGG GCCATGGACAGAGGTTGGTTCCCGGCAATGCTGAGGATCCAGCTGGCAGAGAAATTGAAGAACAAGAAGGAGAGGGAGATCCACCTCAGTTATTTAATG AAATGCCAAGGTTGCCAGTGTTTCCGGAGAACAGGATTCGAGTAGGATTTGAGCCCAGGTACCGATGGCCAGAGCAAGGCAATCGACTCAG GGAACCTCCAGCAGAGGACCCAGCAGAACCTGAGGATGCAGGAGGTCAGGTGGCACCTGTAGCTGCAGGTCTAGCTGCAGTGGAGCGTCTTCAAAGAGCTGCACAGCAAGAAGATGCCTCTGCCTTGCAGGGACAGCCATCACCACCTAAAAGACCCTTCAGGACACCCAGCGTGCCATCCCTATGTGCCTTGGCTACCCGCGCAACTGTCCACCTCATGACTG CTCCCAGTATGCAGTACAGCAGCAGTCTGGCATGTCTGACCCCAGAACTAGCTGAGCTTCTCCTCAACCACATGTCCCATGAGAGGCTGCTTCGTCCACGCAACCTGGAGCTCTTCTTTGGCTGCCCACTACAGAAGTTTGTTCTTAATTGCTATCCTTACACCACCAATGAGCTGCTACGGCAGCTAAGGGCCTTCACAGCACTGAAGCACCTGAGTCTGGTCAGCTCACCTCTTATCACTG ACTCTGGTCTGTCAATCCTCTCCAGCCTGGTCAAACTCCAGTACCTCAACCTCGCTTCCTGTAACAAATTGACAGACTCCTGTCTGCAGCATATCACAG GTTTGAAGAATCTATGTTTCCTGTCCCTGGACCAGACCAAAGTGACGGACACCGGGATGGTGCTATACGTCCAGTCAGCTCCATCCTGCCTGGCTCAACTCAGCCTGAATCAGACAGCAGTGACTGAAGCCACACTGGTAGTCCTTCCCACCTATGTGCCACAGCTGCGACTTCTCAGCATCAAACAAACTAAG GTGGCAGATGTGTCAGCTTTGGCAGAGCTGTCCAACCTGCAGACTCTCTACCTGGATGGGACATGTGTGACAGAGGCATCATTGAAGTACCTCGCCACACTCCCTGTCCTGTCTTCTCTTAGTTTAGCTCGAATCCCCGTAGCTGATGGCAATCATGCCCTGCAGATCATCTCAG GTCTGAAGTTGACCCACCTCACCCTTCCTGGACGCCACTGTGTGAATGACAGTGGGATGTCGTCCCTATCTGATTTGTCTCTGCTCACAGAGCTGGACTTGACCGGCTACACCCAAGTCACAGACCAGGGAGTCAAGCAACTCTCCACACTGACTAG GTTAAAGAAGCTGTCACTTAGCAACACACAGGCGACAGATGCAGGGCTTCCCTCTTTGTGGGGCCTGCAAGAGCTGCAGGAGCTGTGTTTGAACCGAACAGCAGTCACTAGCCGAGGAGTGGCTGAGCTCATTACCTGTCTACCACACCTCCAG gttttgGGGTTAGCCAGCACTCAGGTGGGAGACACAATAGTGAGGAGAGGCCTGATCCGTTGCAATCAGCTGGTTAAGCTCGATCTCAGCCGCACGCGGATCACAGACAACG GTCTGAAGTTTCTGAAACACATGCATCTGGCTCAGGTAAATCTGGATGGCACTGGTGTGACTCTGATGGGTCTTGCGAGCCTGCTCTCCTTCACCAATATTGGCAGCATTCGAGCCAGCAACACTCGCACCATCCCCCTTGATGAGGTGTCAGACGAGGAGTGGGAAGCCTAG
- the abcf2b gene encoding ATP-binding cassette, sub-family F, member 2b: MPSDLAKKKAAKKKEAAKARQRTKKPDEVNEESEQPETQRNGAESNGIASLTKELDEFELRKTEARAVTGVLASHPNSTDVHISSLSLTFHGQELLADTSLELNSGRRYGLIGLNGTGKSMLLSAIGHREIPIPEHIDIYHLTREMAPSDKTALQCVMEVDEERIMLEKEAERLAHEDSECEKLMELYERLEELDADKAEMRASRILHGLGFSAAMQQKKLKDFSGGWRMRVALARALFIKPFMLLLDEPTNHLDLDACVWLEEELKSFKRILVLISHSQDFLNGVCTNIIHLHQRKLKYYTGNYDQYVKTREELEENQMKRFNWEQDQIAHMKNYIARFGHGSAKLARQAQSKEKTLQKMVASGLTERVVNDKTLSFYFPPCGKIPPPVIMVQNVSFKYSDNTPNIYKNLEFGIDLDTRVALVGPNGAGKSTLLKLLMGELLPTDGMIRKHSHVKIGRYHQHLTEQLELDLSPLEYMMKCFPEIKEKEEMRKIIGRYGLTGKQQVSPIRNLSDGQKCRVCFAWLAWQNPHMLFLDEPTNHLDIETIDALAEAINEFEGGMMLVSHDFRLIQQVAQEIWVCENQTITKWNTDILAYKEHLKSKIEKQQAHDI; this comes from the exons ATGCCATCTGACTTAGCCAAGAAGAAGGCAgcaaagaagaaggaggctgccAAAGCCCGCCAGCGTACCAAGAAACCTGATGAGGTAAATGAGGAGAGTGAGCAGCCAGAGACCCAGCGTAACGGAGCGGAGAGCAATG gTATTGCCAGTTTGACAAAAGAGTTGGATGAGTTTGAGCTTCGCAAGACAGAGGCACGGGCAGTGACAGGCGTTCTTGCCTCACACCCCAACAGCACTGATGTTCACATTAGCAGCCTGTCCCTCACTTTCCATGGTCAAGAGCTGCTAGCAGACACCAGCCTGGAGCTCAACTCAGGCAGACGCTACGGTCTCATTGGCCTTAACGGCACAG gAAAATCCATGCTTCTGTCAGCAATCGGGCATCGTGAGATTCCCATTCCAGAGCACATAGATATTTACCACTTGACCCGGGAGATGGCCCCCAGTGACAAGACAGCTCTGCAATGTGTCATGGAGGTTGATGAAGAAAGGATTATGCTggagaaggaggcagagagactTGCCCATGAGGACT CTGAGTGTGAAAAACTGATGGAGCTGTATGAACGTCTGGAGGAGCTGGATGCAGACAAAGCGGAGATGCGAGCCTCACGGATCCTCCATGGTTTGGGTTTCAGCGCTGCCATGCAGCAGAAGAAACTGAAGGACTTCAGTGGAGGATGGAGGATGCGTGTTGCTCTAGCCAG AGCTCTGTTCATCAAGCCCTTCATGTTGTTGCTGGATGAGCCCACTAACCATTTAGACCTGGATGCTTGTGTGTGGCTGGAAGAGGAGCTCAAGTC GTTCAAGCGAATCCTTGTGCTCATCTCACACTCGCAAGACTTCCTAAATGGCGTGTGCACTAACATCATCCACCTACATCAGAGAAAACTTAAATACTACACG ggTAACTATGACCAGTATGTGAAGACCAGAGAGGAGCTGGAAGAGAACCAGATGAAGCGTTTCAACTGGGAACAGGACCAGATTGCACACATGAAG AATTACATCGCTAGGTTTGGTCACGGCTCAGCAAAACTGGCACGACAAGCGCAGAGCAAAGAGAAGACATTGCAGAAGATGGTGGCATCAGGCTTGACTGAAAGAGTTGTGAATGACAAG actctgtcattttattttcctccctGTGGGAAGATTCCTCCTCCTGTTATCATGGTTCAGAATGTGAGCTTCAAGTACAGTGACAACACA CCGAACATTTATAAAAACCTGGAGTTTGGTATTGATTTGGATACACGTGTGGCTCTGGTGGGGCCCAATGGAGCTGGGAAGTCCACACTACTGAAGCTACTGATGGGAGAG CTCCTACCCACCGACGGCATGATTCGCAAACATTCTCATGTCAAGATTGGCCGGTATCACCAG CATCTGACAGAGCAGCTGGAGCTGGACCTGTCTCCTCTGGAGTACATGATGAAGTGTTTTCCTGAGAtcaaagaaaaggaggagatgaggaagATCATTGGTCGCTATGGCctgacaggaaaacaacag GTCAGTCCCATCAGGAACCTGTCAGATGGTCAGAAGTGCCGGGTATGTTTTGCTTGGCTGGCCTGGCAGAACCCTCACATGTTGTTCCTTGACGAGCCCACCAATCACCTGGATATCGAGACTATTGACGCATTGGCCGAAGCAATCAATGAGTTTGAGGGCGGCATGATGCTCGTTAGTCACGACTTCAGGCTAATTCAGCAG GTGGCTCAGGAGATCTGGGTGTGTGAGAATCAAACCATCACAAAGTGGAATACAGACATCTTGGCATATAAGGAGCACTTGAAATCAAAGATCGAAAAGCAGCAAGCGCATGACATATAG